The stretch of DNA CCTTCCGCACGTCCAGCGCGCCCTCCTTGTCATAAGCCATCAAGGCAAACAGCATCTCATTCCTCCTTCAGCGGGCGGGCCATCAAACGGGCCATCGCACCCGGTACATCGACTTTGTCATCCACAAGGTCTGCGACCGTGGCGCAAATGGGCAGGTCCAAACCATGCCGGGCGGCCACACCGCGCAGGGCCCGCGCCGTCCCGGCACCTTCGACCGTCACGGCCGCATCAAATTCCCTTCCCGCCCCAAGGGCAAGGCCCAGCCGGTAGTTGCGTGACTTGTCCGATGTGCAGGTCAGCGTCAGATCGCCCAGACCCGACAGGCCCATCAACGTCTCGGCCTGCGCGCCCAGCGCCACGGCAACGCGCTGCATCTCGGCAAATCCACGGGTCAGAAGGGCCGCACGGGCGCTGTCACCCAGACCGGCACCCATGACCGCGCCGCACCCGATGGCGATCACGTTTTTCAGCGCGCCACCCAGCTCTGCTCCGGTCACATCCGCCGTGCGATAAAGGCGCAATTTTGACGTGGAAAGCTGCGTTTGCAGCGCCTCTGCCACCGTGTTGTCAGCGCAGGCCAGCGTAAGCGCGGTGGGCAATCCCCGCGCAATGTCATCGGCAAAGCTGGGCCCGGTCAGGACCGCGGCATGTCGCGCTTCGGATAGGATGGACGTCGGACCGTCACCTGTCGTAACCTCGATCCCCTTGCAGCAGGCAACTGCCGTGTGATCGGACAAATCCAATCCAATCACGAAACGACGCAACCGTTGCGTCGGCACGGCAAACAACAGGGTGCGGCACGTCAAAACAGTCTCTAACTTGGACGTAACAGCGATGTTGCCCGGCAGTTCCACACCGGGCAAACGACGCGTGTTTTGCCGCGTATCCGCCATCTCGACTGCCTGTTGGTCGCTCCGCGCCCGCAGGGTCACGGGCCCCTTCTCAGCCAATGCGACGGCCAGCGCCGTCCCGAACGCACCCGCACCGATGATGCCGACACTCACGCCTTGGCCCCCTTTTTGCCGGATCCCAGCATCGCCGCGCTTTTGGTATCAAGCGGCATACGCGGGCGGGCGGACAGGTCCATGCCATCAGGATCGCGGTAGGGCATCTGTTCGATGGCGGCGGCGGCAATCATCGCAGCGTTGTCAGTGCACAGGGACAGCGGTGGCGCGTTGAAGGCAACGCCCGCATCGGCACAAACAGTCTCTAACTTGGACCGAATGGCCATATTTGCAGCCACACCGCCCGCAACGCAAAGCGTGGGCTGCGCCGGTTCAAGGTCGAGGTAAACCTCCAAAGCCCGCCGCGTCTTGCCCGCCAGACTGTCCGAAACAGCCGCCTGAAACGAGGCGGCAAGGTCCGCCTGATCCTGCACCGTCAGACCCGCTTGCCCGGCCACAATGTCGTCGCGCGCCCGCAAAACGGCTGTTTTCAACCCGGAAAAGCTCAGATCGCACCCCGCCTTGCCCGACAACGGGCGCGGAAAGGCAAAGCGCGCCGCGTCGCCCGCACGTGCGGCCGTCTCGACCGCCGGACCACCTGGCTGGCCCAGACCGATCAGCCGCGCCACCTTGTCAAACGCCTCTCCCGGCGCGTCGTCGATGGTGCCGCCAAGCCGGGTGAAATCGTCGGGACCATGGGCCAGCAGGAACTGGCAATGCCCGCCAGACACCAGCAACATCAGATAAGGAAACGAAATGCCATCCGACAGGCGCGGCGTCAGCGCGTGCCCGGCAAGGTGGTTGATCCCATAGAGCGGTTTGCCGGTCGCGGCCGCCAGCCCCTTGGCCGTCATCACGCCAGCGACCACGCCACCGATCAGACCCGGACCACACGTGGCAGCAATGGCATCGACACCGCTCAGGGACACGCCCGCTGCGTCCAACGCGCGGGCAATGCTGACATCCAGGCGCTCTGCATGGGCGCGGGCCGCGATCTCTGGCACGACGCCGCCGAAATCGACATGCAGGTCGGATTGACCGAACACGACCGACGACAGCACCGTCATATCGCCGGGCACGCCACGCACCACAGCCGCCGCCGTATCATCGCAGCTGCTCTCGATCCCCAGAACTGTCACGGCTTGCGTCATGGCCCATCCGTTGCACCAAAGGCGCGTGCGGGGTAACAGCATAAGCCGTGGCGAACAATGCACCTCCTCCTCCGGTCACCCTGTTGATGACCCGCCCGCTGGCCGCAGCGCAACGCTTCGTCCAGGAGATGCCAGCAGATCTGGCACCGCGGGTCACGCCCGTCTTCAGCCCGCTCTTGCGGATCGACCCGATGGCAGAGGCGCCGTCGCTCGCCCCGGACGTGGTGGTCATCTTTTCATCGGCAAACGCCGTGCAATATGGACCGGACGGGGCCGGGCGCGCGGCCTATTGCGTTGGGGCACGGACAACGGCGCAAGCAAACGCACGCGGATGGTCGGCGCAGATGGCGGGGCAGGACGCGGATGCGCTTGTGACCCAAATTGCGGGACATCCTCCCAATGTGGTGCTGGTACACATGCGCGGTCGTCACACGCGCGGCGATATCGCCAACCGTTTGCGCGCAGCCGGTCACCCCGTGACCGAGGCGATTGTCTATGATCAGGTGCTGCAACCGCTTAACGAAGCGGCACAGGCCGCGCTGATCGGGGGTGACGCGACGATTGTCCCACTTTTCTCTCCCCGCACGGCGTTGGAATTTGCCAAACAGGCCCCACGCGCCACATGCGTCCATGTGATCGCACTCAGCGGGGCGGTGGCAAAGGCGGCGCATCCTCTCACCGTGCACGATTTGGCAGCACGCCCAGATGCCGCTGCGATGTATGATGCGATCCGGCAGGCCATCAGTGCGGGTTGAGAGGCGCGTGGGCGCGCTGTAGACTTTGACGCGGTGTCAAACCGCACGGAAGAATCGGAAGGGGAGTTCCTTGGCCAAACGCAAAAGTCCGGATAAGGGGCCCCAGACAGACACGGAAGCAGACGCCACAGACACTGCTGATCCGAAGACCGAGACGGAAACGGGCAGCACAGAGGTGTCCGCGGACGTTGCTGCAACAGAGATCATCGACCTGGAAGCGGAAGAGGTCGATCCAAAAACCGCAACCGATGCGCCCGATGCGCAGGACGAACCCATAATTCAGCCTGAGCCTGAGCCTGAGCCTGAGCCTGAGCCTGAGCCTGAGCCTGAGCCTGAGCCTGAGCCTGAGCCTGAGCCTGAGCCTGAGCCTGAGCCTGAGCCTGAGCCTGAGCCTGAGCCTGAAAATGTGCCGGCGCCTCCGCCGCCGCAACCCCAACCCGAACGGCGCAGCGCCTTGCCGCTGGTCTTTGCTGGCATAATCACCGCATTGGCGGGCTTCATCGCCGGGCGGACCGACATCCTCGACCCGATCTTTCCGCCCCGCCTATCCGCAGACCCGGAACGGGTGGCAGAACTGAACGACACGGTGACGGACCTGACCGCGCGCCTGGAACAGACAACGGCAGACCTAGCCGCCTTGCAAACGCAGGTGCAGGACCAACCAACAGCCGCGCCCGCCGACCTCGGGCCACTGGAACAGCAGCTCACCGCTTTGACAGAGCGCTTAGACGAGCTGGCAGACCAGCCTGCCCCGACTGCCGTCGTCCCGGACGAAGCGATTGACGCCGCACTGGCGGACCTGCGTGCAACCGCAACCGCACAACAGGAAGAAATCGACCGCCTGCTCGCCGATGCGCGACTGGCCAGTGAAAACGCCGAAATCGCAGCCTCTGCCACGCTCGCACGCGCTGCAATGAACCGGGTGATGGCCGCCGTGGACAATGGCGGGCCGTTTGCGGCGGCGCTGGGTGATCTGGAACAGGCCGGTGTCTCGGACATTCCGGAGGTTCTGCGCAGCGCGGCCGCCGACGGCGTTCAACCCCTGTCAGACCTGCAAACGGCCGTGCCAGATGCGGCGCGCGACGCGCTTGCAGCGGCGCGGCAGGCGGATGGGTCCGGCGGCCTTGGCGCCTTCTTCGAACGGCAACTGGGCACTCGGTCGATCCTGCCGCAAGAGGGGTCAGACCCCGACGCCGTCCTGTCACGTGTCGAAGCGGCAACACGCGATGGCCGCCTGGGCGACGCGTTGGCCGAAGCGGACGCGCTGCCGGACGCGGCAAAGGCGGCCCTCGGGCCTTGGTTGGAACAGGCGCAACTGCGTCACGACGCGGTCACGGCCGCAAACGCATTGGCTGAACGCCTGTCGGCACTCTGAAGGGGCCTTTTATGATCTGGTCATTGGTAAAAATCGTCATTTTCGTTGTCGCGGTCGCGGCACTGGCCCTGGGCGCCGGGTGGCTTCTGGAAAGCGAGGGCGGCATTCAGATTGTCGTGGCGGGCACCGAATTCACGCTCGGACCCTTGCAATCGGTCATTGCGCTTGTTGCGCTTGTCTTTGCCGTGTGGGTGCTGCTCAAGCTGCTGGGCCTGTTGATTGCCGTCTGGCATTTCCTGAACGGCGACGACACGGCCATCTCGCGCTTTTTCGCGCGCCGCAAG from Tateyamaria omphalii encodes:
- a CDS encoding NAD(P)H-dependent glycerol-3-phosphate dehydrogenase → MSVGIIGAGAFGTALAVALAEKGPVTLRARSDQQAVEMADTRQNTRRLPGVELPGNIAVTSKLETVLTCRTLLFAVPTQRLRRFVIGLDLSDHTAVACCKGIEVTTGDGPTSILSEARHAAVLTGPSFADDIARGLPTALTLACADNTVAEALQTQLSTSKLRLYRTADVTGAELGGALKNVIAIGCGAVMGAGLGDSARAALLTRGFAEMQRVAVALGAQAETLMGLSGLGDLTLTCTSDKSRNYRLGLALGAGREFDAAVTVEGAGTARALRGVAARHGLDLPICATVADLVDDKVDVPGAMARLMARPLKEE
- the tsaD gene encoding tRNA (adenosine(37)-N6)-threonylcarbamoyltransferase complex transferase subunit TsaD, whose protein sequence is MTQAVTVLGIESSCDDTAAAVVRGVPGDMTVLSSVVFGQSDLHVDFGGVVPEIAARAHAERLDVSIARALDAAGVSLSGVDAIAATCGPGLIGGVVAGVMTAKGLAAATGKPLYGINHLAGHALTPRLSDGISFPYLMLLVSGGHCQFLLAHGPDDFTRLGGTIDDAPGEAFDKVARLIGLGQPGGPAVETAARAGDAARFAFPRPLSGKAGCDLSFSGLKTAVLRARDDIVAGQAGLTVQDQADLAASFQAAVSDSLAGKTRRALEVYLDLEPAQPTLCVAGGVAANMAIRSKLETVCADAGVAFNAPPLSLCTDNAAMIAAAAIEQMPYRDPDGMDLSARPRMPLDTKSAAMLGSGKKGAKA
- a CDS encoding uroporphyrinogen-III synthase — translated: MTRPLAAAQRFVQEMPADLAPRVTPVFSPLLRIDPMAEAPSLAPDVVVIFSSANAVQYGPDGAGRAAYCVGARTTAQANARGWSAQMAGQDADALVTQIAGHPPNVVLVHMRGRHTRGDIANRLRAAGHPVTEAIVYDQVLQPLNEAAQAALIGGDATIVPLFSPRTALEFAKQAPRATCVHVIALSGAVAKAAHPLTVHDLAARPDAAAMYDAIRQAISAG
- a CDS encoding COG4223 family protein, whose amino-acid sequence is MAKRKSPDKGPQTDTEADATDTADPKTETETGSTEVSADVAATEIIDLEAEEVDPKTATDAPDAQDEPIIQPEPEPEPEPEPEPEPEPEPEPEPEPEPEPEPEPEPEPEPENVPAPPPPQPQPERRSALPLVFAGIITALAGFIAGRTDILDPIFPPRLSADPERVAELNDTVTDLTARLEQTTADLAALQTQVQDQPTAAPADLGPLEQQLTALTERLDELADQPAPTAVVPDEAIDAALADLRATATAQQEEIDRLLADARLASENAEIAASATLARAAMNRVMAAVDNGGPFAAALGDLEQAGVSDIPEVLRSAAADGVQPLSDLQTAVPDAARDALAAARQADGSGGLGAFFERQLGTRSILPQEGSDPDAVLSRVEAATRDGRLGDALAEADALPDAAKAALGPWLEQAQLRHDAVTAANALAERLSAL